From the genome of Canis lupus familiaris isolate Mischka breed German Shepherd chromosome 8, alternate assembly UU_Cfam_GSD_1.0, whole genome shotgun sequence, one region includes:
- the LRR1 gene encoding leucine-rich repeat protein 1 isoform X1: MKLHCEVEVVSRQLPALGMRNRGKGVRAVLSLCQQTARGQPRARGERSGPHLTCLFISTLKDKRGTRYELKENIEQFFTKFVDEGKATVRLKEPPVDICLSKANSSSLKSFLSALRLAHRGCDIEAPLSTFAPVKTSEFEKCKTKMVITSKKDYPLSRNFPPSLEHLQTSYCGLIRIDTRMLSLRNLRKLDLSHNHIKKLPATIGDLVHLQELNLNDNHLESFSVALCQSTLQTSLRSLDLSKNKIKALPVQFCQLRELTDLKLDDNELIRFPFKMGQLTNLRFLSAARNKLPFLPSEFKNLSLEYLDLFGNTFEQPKVLPVIMLQTPLSLLESSARAILYNRIPYGSPIIPLHLCQDLDTAKTCVCGRFCLNSFIQGTTTMNLHSVAHTVVLVDNMGGTEAPVISYFCSLTCYVNCCDMLK, encoded by the exons ATGAAGCTACACTGTGAGGTGGAGGTAGTGAGTCGGCAGCTGCCGGCTCTGGGAATGAGGAACCGGGGTAAGGGCGTCCGGGCGGTGTTGAGCCTCTGTCAGCAGACGGCCCGAGGTCAGCCCCGGGCTCGGGGCGAGCGGAGCGGCCCGCACCTCACCTGCCTGTTTATCTCCACCCTGAAGGACAAGCGCGGGACCCGCTATGAG CTAAAGGAAAACATTGAGCAATTCTTCACCAAATTTGTGGATGAGGGGAAAGCTACTGTTCGGTTAAAGGAGCCTCCTGTGGATATCTGTCTAAGTAAG gcCAATTCCAGCAGTTTAAAGAGTTTCCTTTCAGCTCTGAGACTGGCTCACAGAGGTTGTGATATTGAAGCACCGCTTTCAACCTTCGCACCAGTGAAGACTTcagaatttgaaaaatgtaaaactaaaatgGTTATCACATCCAAAAAGGACTATCCTCTAAGCAGGAACTTCCCACCTTCTCTGGAACATCTTCAGACTTCTTATTGTGGGCTTATCCGAATTGATACGCGTATGCTTTCCTTAAGAAACCTTAGGAAATTAGACTTGAGTCACAACCATATAAAAAAGCTTCCAGCTACAATTGGAGACCTCGTCCATCTTCAAGAACTTAACCTGAATGACAATCACTTGGAGTCATTTAGTGTAGCCTTGTGTCAATCTACACTCCAGACATCACTTCGGAGTTTGGATCTCAGCAAGAACAAAATTAAAGCACTCCCTGTGCAGTTTTGCCAGCTCCGAGAACTTACAGATCTGAAACTTGACGATAATGAATTGATTCGATTTCCTTTCAAGATGGGACAGTTGACAAACCTGCGTTTTTTGTCGGCAGCTCGAAATAAGCTTCCTTTTTTGCCTAGTGAATTTAAGAATTTATCCCTTGAGTACTTGGATCTTTTTGGAAATACTTTCGAACAACCAAAAGTCCTTCCAGTTATAATGCTGCAAACGCCATTAAGTTTACTGGAATCCTCTGCACGAGCCATATTATATAATAG gatTCCGTATGGCTCTCCTATCATTCCTTTGCATCTTTGCCAAGATTTGGATACTGCAAAAACCTGTGTTTGTGGAAGATTCTGTCTAAACTCTTTTATTCAGGGAACTACTACCATGAATCTACACTCTGTTGCTCACACTGTGGTCTTAGTAGATAATATGGGTGGTACTGAAGCGCCTGTTATCTCTTACTTCTGTTCTCTAACATGTTATGTAAATTGCTGTGATATGTTAAAGTAA
- the LRR1 gene encoding leucine-rich repeat protein 1 isoform X3, whose product MKLHCEVEVVSRQLPALGMRNRGKGVRAVLSLCQQTARGQPRARGERSGPHLTCLFISTLKDKRGTRYELKENIEQFFTKFVDEGKATVRLKEPPVDICLSKANSSSLKSFLSALRLAHRGCDIEAPLSTFAPVKTSEFEKCKTKMVITSKKDYPLSRNFPPSLEHLQTSYCGLIRIDTRMLSLRNLRKLDLSHNHIKKLPATIGDLVHLQELNLNDNHLESFSVALCQSTLQTSLRSLDLSKNKIKALPVQFCQLRELTDLKLDDNELIRFPFKMGQLTNLRFLSAARNKLPFLPSEFKNLSLEYLDLFGNTFEQPKVLPVIMLQTPLSLLESSARAILYNRYILHIEVCIQA is encoded by the exons ATGAAGCTACACTGTGAGGTGGAGGTAGTGAGTCGGCAGCTGCCGGCTCTGGGAATGAGGAACCGGGGTAAGGGCGTCCGGGCGGTGTTGAGCCTCTGTCAGCAGACGGCCCGAGGTCAGCCCCGGGCTCGGGGCGAGCGGAGCGGCCCGCACCTCACCTGCCTGTTTATCTCCACCCTGAAGGACAAGCGCGGGACCCGCTATGAG CTAAAGGAAAACATTGAGCAATTCTTCACCAAATTTGTGGATGAGGGGAAAGCTACTGTTCGGTTAAAGGAGCCTCCTGTGGATATCTGTCTAAGTAAG gcCAATTCCAGCAGTTTAAAGAGTTTCCTTTCAGCTCTGAGACTGGCTCACAGAGGTTGTGATATTGAAGCACCGCTTTCAACCTTCGCACCAGTGAAGACTTcagaatttgaaaaatgtaaaactaaaatgGTTATCACATCCAAAAAGGACTATCCTCTAAGCAGGAACTTCCCACCTTCTCTGGAACATCTTCAGACTTCTTATTGTGGGCTTATCCGAATTGATACGCGTATGCTTTCCTTAAGAAACCTTAGGAAATTAGACTTGAGTCACAACCATATAAAAAAGCTTCCAGCTACAATTGGAGACCTCGTCCATCTTCAAGAACTTAACCTGAATGACAATCACTTGGAGTCATTTAGTGTAGCCTTGTGTCAATCTACACTCCAGACATCACTTCGGAGTTTGGATCTCAGCAAGAACAAAATTAAAGCACTCCCTGTGCAGTTTTGCCAGCTCCGAGAACTTACAGATCTGAAACTTGACGATAATGAATTGATTCGATTTCCTTTCAAGATGGGACAGTTGACAAACCTGCGTTTTTTGTCGGCAGCTCGAAATAAGCTTCCTTTTTTGCCTAGTGAATTTAAGAATTTATCCCTTGAGTACTTGGATCTTTTTGGAAATACTTTCGAACAACCAAAAGTCCTTCCAGTTATAATGCTGCAAACGCCATTAAGTTTACTGGAATCCTCTGCACGAGCCATATTATATAATAG gtATATTCTACATATAGAAGTCTGTATTCAAGCATAA
- the LRR1 gene encoding leucine-rich repeat protein 1 isoform X2: MTEANSTRVLSVFSSPLSSPKPLSCPAQLKENIEQFFTKFVDEGKATVRLKEPPVDICLSKANSSSLKSFLSALRLAHRGCDIEAPLSTFAPVKTSEFEKCKTKMVITSKKDYPLSRNFPPSLEHLQTSYCGLIRIDTRMLSLRNLRKLDLSHNHIKKLPATIGDLVHLQELNLNDNHLESFSVALCQSTLQTSLRSLDLSKNKIKALPVQFCQLRELTDLKLDDNELIRFPFKMGQLTNLRFLSAARNKLPFLPSEFKNLSLEYLDLFGNTFEQPKVLPVIMLQTPLSLLESSARAILYNRIPYGSPIIPLHLCQDLDTAKTCVCGRFCLNSFIQGTTTMNLHSVAHTVVLVDNMGGTEAPVISYFCSLTCYVNCCDMLK, from the exons ATGACAGAAGCAAACTCAACAAGAgttttgtctgtcttttcttcACCGTTGTCTTCCCCAAAACCTCTTTCATGCCCAGCTCAG CTAAAGGAAAACATTGAGCAATTCTTCACCAAATTTGTGGATGAGGGGAAAGCTACTGTTCGGTTAAAGGAGCCTCCTGTGGATATCTGTCTAAGTAAG gcCAATTCCAGCAGTTTAAAGAGTTTCCTTTCAGCTCTGAGACTGGCTCACAGAGGTTGTGATATTGAAGCACCGCTTTCAACCTTCGCACCAGTGAAGACTTcagaatttgaaaaatgtaaaactaaaatgGTTATCACATCCAAAAAGGACTATCCTCTAAGCAGGAACTTCCCACCTTCTCTGGAACATCTTCAGACTTCTTATTGTGGGCTTATCCGAATTGATACGCGTATGCTTTCCTTAAGAAACCTTAGGAAATTAGACTTGAGTCACAACCATATAAAAAAGCTTCCAGCTACAATTGGAGACCTCGTCCATCTTCAAGAACTTAACCTGAATGACAATCACTTGGAGTCATTTAGTGTAGCCTTGTGTCAATCTACACTCCAGACATCACTTCGGAGTTTGGATCTCAGCAAGAACAAAATTAAAGCACTCCCTGTGCAGTTTTGCCAGCTCCGAGAACTTACAGATCTGAAACTTGACGATAATGAATTGATTCGATTTCCTTTCAAGATGGGACAGTTGACAAACCTGCGTTTTTTGTCGGCAGCTCGAAATAAGCTTCCTTTTTTGCCTAGTGAATTTAAGAATTTATCCCTTGAGTACTTGGATCTTTTTGGAAATACTTTCGAACAACCAAAAGTCCTTCCAGTTATAATGCTGCAAACGCCATTAAGTTTACTGGAATCCTCTGCACGAGCCATATTATATAATAG gatTCCGTATGGCTCTCCTATCATTCCTTTGCATCTTTGCCAAGATTTGGATACTGCAAAAACCTGTGTTTGTGGAAGATTCTGTCTAAACTCTTTTATTCAGGGAACTACTACCATGAATCTACACTCTGTTGCTCACACTGTGGTCTTAGTAGATAATATGGGTGGTACTGAAGCGCCTGTTATCTCTTACTTCTGTTCTCTAACATGTTATGTAAATTGCTGTGATATGTTAAAGTAA
- the RPS29 gene encoding 40S ribosomal protein S29 has product MGHQQLYWSHPRKFGQGSRSCRVCSNRHGLIRKYGLNMCRQCFRQYAKDIGFIKLD; this is encoded by the exons ATGGGTCACCAGCAGCTCTACTGGAGCCACCCGAGGAAGTTTGGCCAGGGCTCTCGTTCTTG CCGCGTCTGTTCAAACCGGCACGGTCTGATCCGGAAATACGGCCTCAACATGTGCCGCCAGTGTTTCCGTCAGTACGCCAAGGATATAGGCTTCATTAAG TTGGATTAA
- the LRR1 gene encoding leucine-rich repeat protein 1 isoform X4, with product MKLHCEVEVVSRQLPALGMRNRGKGVRAVLSLCQQTARGQPRARGERSGPHLTCLFISTLKDKRGTRYELKENIEQFFTKFVDEGKATVRLKEPPVDICLSKDSVWLSYHSFASLPRFGYCKNLCLWKILSKLFYSGNYYHESTLCCSHCGLSR from the exons ATGAAGCTACACTGTGAGGTGGAGGTAGTGAGTCGGCAGCTGCCGGCTCTGGGAATGAGGAACCGGGGTAAGGGCGTCCGGGCGGTGTTGAGCCTCTGTCAGCAGACGGCCCGAGGTCAGCCCCGGGCTCGGGGCGAGCGGAGCGGCCCGCACCTCACCTGCCTGTTTATCTCCACCCTGAAGGACAAGCGCGGGACCCGCTATGAG CTAAAGGAAAACATTGAGCAATTCTTCACCAAATTTGTGGATGAGGGGAAAGCTACTGTTCGGTTAAAGGAGCCTCCTGTGGATATCTGTCTAAGTAAG gatTCCGTATGGCTCTCCTATCATTCCTTTGCATCTTTGCCAAGATTTGGATACTGCAAAAACCTGTGTTTGTGGAAGATTCTGTCTAAACTCTTTTATTCAGGGAACTACTACCATGAATCTACACTCTGTTGCTCACACTGTGGTCTTAGTAGATAA